The following are from one region of the Vulpes vulpes isolate BD-2025 chromosome 14, VulVul3, whole genome shotgun sequence genome:
- the TMEM129 gene encoding E3 ubiquitin-protein ligase TM129 isoform X2 yields the protein MDSPEVTFTLAYLVFAVCFVFTPTEFHSAGLTVQNLLSGWLGSEDAAFVPYHLRRTSATLLCHSLLPLGYYVGMCFAASEKQLYSLGQAPEAWQLFLLLAVTLPTIASTVIYYWSCDQWARHPLARTLALYALPQSDWWAVASSVNTEFRRIDKFATGAPGARVIVTDTWVMKVTTYRVHVAQQQDVHLTVTESQQHELSPDSNLPVQLLTIHVAGTSPGVQAFNIRSWRHALVACRHVPV from the exons ATGGACAGCCCGGAGGTCACCTTCACGCTGGCCTACTTGGTATTCGCCGTGTGCTTCGTGTTCACGCCTACCGAGTTCCACTCGGCCGGACTCACGGTGCAGAACCTGCTGTCGGGCTGGCTGGGCAGCGAGGACGCCGCCTTCGTGCCCTACCACCTGCGCCGCACGTCCGCCACGCTGCTGTGCCACTCGCTGCTGCCGCTCG GCTACTACGTGGGCATGTGTTTTGCCGCTTCAGAAAAGCAGCTCTATTCTCTTGGCCAGGCCCCGGAGGCCTGGCAGCTCTTCCTCCTGCTGGCAGTGACCCTGCCCACCATCGCCAGCACCGTGATCTACTACTGGTCCTGTGATCAGTGGGCCCGCCACCCACTGGCCCGCACCCTGGCCCTCTATGCCCTCCCGCAGTCAGACTGGTGGGCTGTGGCCTCCTCAGTCAACACCGAGTTCCGGCGGATTGATAAGTTTGCTACGGGGGCACCCGGTGCTCGTGTGATCGTGACAGACACGTGGGTGATGAAGGTGACCACATACCGTGTGCATGTGGCTCAGCAACAGGATGTGCACCTGACCGTGACGGAGTCACAGCAGCACGAGCTCTCCCCAGATTCCAACTTGCCTGTGCAGCTCCTTACCATCCACGTGGCTGGCACCAGCCCTGGCGTGCAGGCCTTCAACATCCG GAGCTGGAGGCATGCATTGGTTGCATGCAGACACGTGCCAGTGTGA
- the TMEM129 gene encoding E3 ubiquitin-protein ligase TM129 isoform X1, with translation MDSPEVTFTLAYLVFAVCFVFTPTEFHSAGLTVQNLLSGWLGSEDAAFVPYHLRRTSATLLCHSLLPLGYYVGMCFAASEKQLYSLGQAPEAWQLFLLLAVTLPTIASTVIYYWSCDQWARHPLARTLALYALPQSDWWAVASSVNTEFRRIDKFATGAPGARVIVTDTWVMKVTTYRVHVAQQQDVHLTVTESQQHELSPDSNLPVQLLTIHVAGTSPGVQAFNIRLNSTEYGELCEKLRAPIRSAANVVIHQSLGDLFLETFASLVEVNPTYSVPSSQELEACIGCMQTRASVKLVKTCQEAAEGECQQCYCRPMWCLTCMGKWFASRQDPQRPDTWLASRVPCPTCRARFCILDVCAVR, from the exons ATGGACAGCCCGGAGGTCACCTTCACGCTGGCCTACTTGGTATTCGCCGTGTGCTTCGTGTTCACGCCTACCGAGTTCCACTCGGCCGGACTCACGGTGCAGAACCTGCTGTCGGGCTGGCTGGGCAGCGAGGACGCCGCCTTCGTGCCCTACCACCTGCGCCGCACGTCCGCCACGCTGCTGTGCCACTCGCTGCTGCCGCTCG GCTACTACGTGGGCATGTGTTTTGCCGCTTCAGAAAAGCAGCTCTATTCTCTTGGCCAGGCCCCGGAGGCCTGGCAGCTCTTCCTCCTGCTGGCAGTGACCCTGCCCACCATCGCCAGCACCGTGATCTACTACTGGTCCTGTGATCAGTGGGCCCGCCACCCACTGGCCCGCACCCTGGCCCTCTATGCCCTCCCGCAGTCAGACTGGTGGGCTGTGGCCTCCTCAGTCAACACCGAGTTCCGGCGGATTGATAAGTTTGCTACGGGGGCACCCGGTGCTCGTGTGATCGTGACAGACACGTGGGTGATGAAGGTGACCACATACCGTGTGCATGTGGCTCAGCAACAGGATGTGCACCTGACCGTGACGGAGTCACAGCAGCACGAGCTCTCCCCAGATTCCAACTTGCCTGTGCAGCTCCTTACCATCCACGTGGCTGGCACCAGCCCTGGCGTGCAGGCCTTCAACATCCG GCTGAACTCCACGGAGTATGGTGAGCTGTGTGAGAAACTCCGCGCACCCATCCGCAGTGCAGCCAACGTGGTCATCCATCAGAGCCTGGGCGACCTGTTCCTGGAGACATTTGCTTCTCTGGTGGAGGTCAACCCAACATACTCAGTCCCCAGCAGCCAG GAGCTGGAGGCATGCATTGGTTGCATGCAGACACGTGCCAGTGTGAAGCTGGTGAAGACCTGCCAAGAGGCAGCTGAGGGCGAGTGCCAGCAGTGCTACTGTCGTCCCATGTGGTGTCTCACTTGCATGGGCAAGTGGTTTGCCAGCCGCCAAGACCCGCAGCGCCCTGATACCTGGCTTGCCAGCAGAGTGCCTTGCCCCACCTGCCGGGCACGCTTCTGCATCCTGGATGTGTGTGCTGTGCGCTGA